A genomic window from Triticum urartu cultivar G1812 chromosome 7, Tu2.1, whole genome shotgun sequence includes:
- the LOC125518915 gene encoding aspartyl protease family protein At5g10770-like, with protein MTAMVSPVLWSALLCCLYSVALGGNEHNFVVVPASSFEPEAACSTSVSSALPNRASVPLAHRHGPCAPSGGSGKPSLAERLRRDRARANYIIRKASARRKMLSAGDASVPTFLGDSVDSLEYVVTLGIGTPPVQQTVLIDTGSDLSWVQCAPCNSTQCYPQKDPLFDPSKSSTFAPIPCATDACKALSVDSYDNGCTNGTDGASLCGYAIEYANLAVTTGVYSTETLTLNAGVSVSNFSFGCGSNQHGPYDKFDGLLGLGGAPESLVSQTSSVYGGAFSYCLPPASGGAGFLTLGAPSNNTAGFLFTPMRRLSPELATFYVVTLTGISVGGTALDIPPAVFSKGMIIDSGTVITGLPKTAYAALRTAFQSAMSQYPLLPPSENGLDTCYNFTGNSSVTVPKVALTFSGGTTVDLSVPSGVLVEGCLAFRGESSDSSGGIIGNVNQRTLELLYDSGRGSVGFRAGAC; from the coding sequence ATGACAGCCATGGTTTCCCCCGTGCTCTGGTCCGCGCTGTTATGCTGCCTCTACTCGGTCGCGCTTGGAGGCAACGAGCACAACTTCGTCGTGGTACCGGCTAGCTCCTTCGAGCCAGAAGCAGCATGCTCCACGTCGGTCAGTTCTGCGCTGCCAAACCGTGCGTCCGTGCCCCTGGCGCACCGGCACGGACCGTGCGCGCCCTCGGGGGGCAGCGGCAAGCCGTCTCTCGCCGAGAGGCTCCGCAGGGACCGCGCCCGCGCCAACTATATCATTCGCAAGGCCTCGGCGCGCAGGAAAATGTTGTCAGCAGGAGACGCGAGCGTCCCGACGTTCCTCGGCGACTCGGTGGACTCGCTGGAGTACGTGGTCACCCTGGGCATCGGCACGCCGCCCGTGCAGCAGACCGTGCTCATCGACACCGGCAGCGACCTGTCGTGGGTGCAGTGCGCGCCCTGCAACTCCACGCAGTGCTACCCGCAGAAGGACCCCCTGTTCGACCCGAGCAAGTCGTCCACGTTCGCGCCCATCCCCTGCGCCACCGACGCCTGCAAGGCGCTCTCGGTCGACAGCTACGACAACGGCTGCACCAACGGCACGGACGGCGCCTCTCTGTGCGGGTACGCCATCGAGTACGCCAACCTCGCGGTCACCACGGGGGTGTACAGCACGGAGACGCTCACGCTCAACGCCGGCGTCTCCGTCAGCAACTTCAGCTTCGGCTGCGGCAGCAACCAGCACGGGCCCTACGACAAGTTCGACGGCCTCCTCGGCCTCGGCGGCGCGCCGGAGTCGCTCGTGTCGCAGACGTCGTCCGTCTACGGCGGCGCCTTCTCCTACTGCCTCCCGCCGGCGAGCGGCGGAGCCGGGTTCCTCACCCTCGGCGCGCCGAGCAACAACACGGCCGGCTTCCTGTTCACGCCGATGCGCCGCCTATCCCCAGAGCTCGCGACGTTCTACGTCGTCACGCTCACCGGCATAAGCGTCGGCGGGACAGCGCTGGACATCCCTCCGGCGGTGTTCTCCAAGGGCATGATCATCGACTCCGGCACGGTCATCACGGGGCTCCCCAAGACGGCCTACGCGGCGCTGCGCACGGCGTTCCAGAGCGCCATGTCCCAGTACCCGCTCCTGCCGCCGTCGGAGAACGGGCTCGACACGTGCTACAACTTCACCGGCAACAGCAGCGTCACCGTGCCCAAGGTGGCCCTCACGTTCAGCGGCGGCACCACCGTCGACCTCAGCGTGCCGTCGGGGGTTCTGGTGGAAGGATGCCTCGCCTTCAGGGGAGAAAGCTCCGACAGCAGCGGCGGGATCATCGGCAATGTGAATCAGCGTACCTTGGAGCTCTTGTACGATTCTGGCCGCGGAAGCGTCGGGTTCAGAGCTGGTGCCTGCTGA